One Candidatus Poribacteria bacterium DNA window includes the following coding sequences:
- a CDS encoding RNA-guided endonuclease TnpB family protein, producing MKTYKYKFGDQSNCIRLGNLLDDMWQVHEYFHTWQRQRYKDGLPYANYEAMCLHLTGLKRTTHPHWNALPSQAIQEELRRIDAAYVRFFKKLGGRPKIKKRHKFKSFTLKQTGWFLTDNRITLTFRKWENGKWRYDKVAYTFHKHREFYGNISRITIKRDTCGDYWLYILTDFVETKLLPTTGKSVGADYGMKDAYLTLSTSDKIQHPQPLKTNLNKLRSLNKALSRKQKGSNGWWRCVRQLTRLYRKISNQRKDFHWQLATDLCKSFDTIAIETLNLAGMKCLWGRKVSDLAFYQFVEILKYKCQKYGRTLLQVGQWTATTKPCSDCGFHNETLTLSDRQWTCPECGSHHDRDINAAINILQAGIPVKVSARYA from the coding sequence ATGAAAACGTATAAGTATAAGTTTGGCGATCAATCGAATTGTATTCGTCTTGGCAACCTGCTTGATGATATGTGGCAAGTTCACGAGTATTTCCACACGTGGCAGCGTCAGCGATATAAAGACGGCCTGCCGTATGCCAACTACGAGGCAATGTGTCTGCACCTCACAGGGTTGAAACGCACCACACACCCGCATTGGAATGCGTTGCCGAGTCAAGCCATTCAAGAAGAACTCAGACGCATTGATGCAGCGTATGTGCGATTTTTCAAGAAACTGGGCGGTAGACCGAAAATCAAAAAACGGCATAAGTTTAAATCCTTCACGCTTAAACAAACGGGCTGGTTTTTGACGGACAATCGCATTACCCTTACCTTTCGTAAATGGGAGAATGGCAAATGGCGATATGATAAAGTCGCTTATACTTTTCATAAACACCGTGAGTTTTACGGAAATATCAGTCGTATCACGATCAAGCGTGACACTTGCGGTGATTATTGGCTCTACATACTCACGGATTTTGTAGAGACGAAACTTCTGCCGACAACGGGTAAGAGTGTTGGGGCAGACTATGGTATGAAAGACGCATATTTGACACTTAGCACAAGTGATAAAATACAACACCCACAACCCCTGAAAACTAACTTGAACAAACTTCGGTCTCTCAACAAGGCATTGAGTCGTAAGCAAAAAGGTTCTAACGGGTGGTGGCGTTGTGTGCGACAACTCACACGCCTTTATCGGAAGATCAGCAATCAACGCAAAGACTTTCATTGGCAACTTGCGACCGATCTTTGTAAGTCTTTTGATACGATTGCTATTGAAACCTTGAACCTTGCTGGCATGAAATGCTTGTGGGGACGTAAGGTCTCCGATCTTGCCTTCTACCAGTTTGTTGAGATATTGAAGTATAAGTGTCAAAAATATGGTCGCACATTGCTCCAAGTCGGTCAATGGACAGCGACAACGAAACCTTGTAGCGATTGTGGTTTTCATAACGAAACCCTAACACTCTCTGATAGGCAGTGGACATGTCCGGAATGTGGTTCACACCACGACCGAGACATCAACGCTGCGATAAACATATTGCAGGCAGGGATACCTGTGAAAGTTTCCGCACGATATGCCTGA
- a CDS encoding BatA and WFA domain-containing protein, with protein MAFLNPLFLFGLLAAGIPLIIHLWNRRRVVTIDFSSLMFLTAAHRENARRFQLRQLLILFLRMLIVALIALALARPFLTLGLPVASVRAKTDLVIVLDNSYSMAYQDIDGIRFEKAKTLATDILNTLRHGDSAAFILMSDIPKPLFRQLTPDVESVTETIKDTEVSYRTTNVQPSIELAHEILAESEQLNKEIYLISDFTQNGWKNWSRLPNRSGARISLIPVAKGEAHNTSIKEIRPSNQLIGVNLPLQLNVTAVNHSVAPLEENILTLFTGGKKQKTMSFSVGANESLNTTLIHNFSTPGTHIGYFTLTEDRLNIDNLRYFAFNVLGEVRVLCVGEQTEYLTLALNPHKNSRQQSVSVSNQQRDFPNARRSPTAENRLLTADTMILPTQCTPAEFENFPLEDYDVIILADVPKISRQTNAQLQKFIRHGKSIIAFVSSRSDAKSYNQLSDIWLPAQLGSALTWTPPQRVHAYQEEHPVFDVFSSEGFSTQYAPQFCNGVTLYPLSESKVIARFGDDTPFFVERSQGTSIVLLYNCGLLTQQATTSTSTTVYTNDLLVNPYFLPMLQQSVLYAATASNNLLAWEGHIGDTYTASYPQSAGGKASIRLKSTVGEWNDDTSDIDDSIVVPIAEDGTLRFQGTERPGIYQVEVQTQNRIQRNFFAANVDTTEGDLTGIPLERAAARVGAQTATDQETEGVAIEADAYNINRHGREIWGELLVLVVCLMLLESFLSNRGPQPLQGRGENVRTAGEN; from the coding sequence ATGGCATTTCTCAATCCACTCTTTCTTTTCGGACTTCTCGCCGCTGGCATCCCATTGATTATCCATCTCTGGAACCGTCGTCGTGTTGTAACAATAGATTTCAGCAGTCTGATGTTCCTTACAGCGGCACATCGTGAAAACGCCCGCCGATTCCAACTCCGACAACTTCTCATTCTGTTTTTGCGGATGCTAATTGTAGCACTCATCGCGCTCGCCTTAGCACGTCCCTTTTTGACGCTTGGACTGCCCGTCGCGTCCGTGCGCGCGAAAACCGACCTCGTTATCGTTTTAGATAACTCCTACAGCATGGCATATCAAGACATTGATGGCATTCGGTTCGAGAAAGCGAAAACTTTGGCAACTGATATCCTCAACACTTTGCGTCACGGTGACAGTGCCGCGTTTATATTAATGTCAGACATCCCCAAACCTCTCTTTCGGCAACTCACACCGGATGTTGAGAGCGTCACTGAAACCATTAAGGATACGGAGGTCTCTTACCGCACCACGAATGTTCAGCCCAGCATTGAACTCGCCCATGAAATCCTCGCTGAGTCAGAGCAACTGAACAAAGAAATCTATTTGATTTCAGACTTCACCCAAAACGGATGGAAGAACTGGAGTAGGCTCCCGAATCGTTCAGGTGCCCGTATTTCTCTGATTCCTGTTGCCAAAGGTGAAGCGCATAACACAAGTATTAAAGAAATTCGTCCCTCCAATCAACTAATAGGCGTAAATTTACCACTCCAATTGAATGTGACAGCTGTGAATCATTCAGTAGCACCCTTGGAGGAAAATATACTAACGTTGTTCACTGGGGGAAAAAAACAAAAAACTATGAGTTTTTCTGTCGGCGCAAACGAATCACTGAATACGACTTTAATACACAACTTTTCTACACCCGGCACGCATATCGGTTACTTCACATTAACAGAAGATCGACTCAACATTGATAATCTGCGTTATTTTGCCTTTAATGTTCTCGGTGAAGTGCGTGTGCTATGCGTGGGAGAACAGACGGAATACCTAACATTAGCACTAAATCCACATAAAAATAGCCGTCAGCAATCGGTTTCCGTCAGCAATCAGCAAAGGGATTTTCCTAACGCCCGTCGATCACCGACAGCCGAAAACCGACTGCTAACAGCCGATACAATGATTTTACCAACGCAATGCACACCCGCTGAGTTTGAGAACTTCCCACTGGAAGACTATGATGTCATCATTCTCGCAGATGTGCCAAAAATCTCTCGCCAGACGAATGCACAACTCCAAAAATTCATCCGTCACGGCAAAAGTATCATCGCCTTCGTGAGCAGCCGAAGTGATGCAAAAAGTTACAATCAACTTAGCGATATTTGGTTGCCTGCCCAACTTGGTAGTGCGCTGACATGGACACCACCACAACGGGTTCACGCGTATCAGGAAGAACATCCTGTTTTCGATGTGTTTTCAAGTGAAGGATTCTCTACACAATACGCACCGCAGTTTTGCAACGGTGTGACATTATACCCCTTGTCGGAATCCAAGGTTATTGCCCGTTTCGGAGACGATACACCCTTTTTCGTTGAACGAAGTCAAGGTACAAGTATTGTGCTACTCTATAATTGTGGACTCCTTACACAACAGGCGACGACATCTACATCCACCACAGTTTATACAAATGACCTACTTGTTAATCCGTATTTCCTTCCAATGCTCCAACAGAGCGTGCTTTATGCAGCGACAGCCAGTAACAATCTTTTAGCGTGGGAAGGACATATCGGCGACACCTATACAGCAAGTTATCCGCAAAGTGCCGGTGGGAAAGCGTCTATTCGCCTAAAGAGCACAGTTGGCGAATGGAACGATGATACCTCCGATATAGACGATAGCATAGTGGTGCCAATTGCTGAAGATGGTACATTACGATTCCAAGGTACAGAACGTCCCGGTATCTATCAGGTTGAAGTACAAACGCAAAACAGGATCCAACGAAACTTCTTTGCAGCTAATGTTGACACCACCGAAGGCGACTTAACAGGGATTCCATTAGAACGCGCCGCAGCGCGAGTCGGTGCCCAAACAGCAACAGATCAGGAAACTGAGGGAGTAGCGATAGAAGCCGACGCTTACAACATCAATCGACACGGCAGGGAAATTTGGGGCGAATTGCTGGTCTTAGTTGTTTGCCTTATGCTCCTCGAAAGTTTTCTCTCGAACCGGGGTCCCCAGCCGTTACAGGGAAGGGGCGAAAACGTGCGCACGGCAGGTGAAAACTAA
- a CDS encoding DegT/DnrJ/EryC1/StrS family aminotransferase, giving the protein MATLAINGGEPTRTDSYPTWPTQDPADIEAFESIYKSGQWGVGGPKVPEFAQQFAKFQGAKYGVCVNSGTSALYIALKAAGVCPGDEVITTPYTFQATVVAILMTHAVPVFVDTAPDSFLLDASKVEAAITEKTKAILPVHIAGYPADLDALVDIANRHNLGIVEDCAQAHGAEWRGRGVGSWGHFGCFSFQSSKNLCAGEGGIVLINDRELYERAYALHNCGRTLPDAEFGEAEPFGGNFRMTEWQAGLLLSRLTRLEAETNYRHKNMRWLDGWLGEIPGIKVTPLDPRATRGGCHGYKAIFDAEEFEDISRETFLRAMRAEGIPMGYWYSTPMYRASFLASNLFGQDLNYDDVHCPETEKICQTGLSLSQNVLMASEEDIEDIIKAAIKIRRNVAELKTETS; this is encoded by the coding sequence ATGGCAACATTGGCAATAAACGGTGGCGAACCCACCCGTACTGATTCCTATCCGACCTGGCCCACGCAGGATCCTGCCGATATCGAAGCGTTTGAAAGTATCTACAAGAGTGGACAGTGGGGAGTCGGTGGACCGAAGGTGCCAGAATTTGCGCAGCAATTCGCCAAATTCCAAGGGGCAAAATATGGCGTTTGCGTCAATAGCGGCACATCGGCACTCTATATCGCCCTGAAAGCAGCAGGCGTTTGTCCGGGTGATGAGGTTATCACGACACCGTATACCTTCCAAGCGACAGTCGTCGCGATTCTGATGACGCACGCCGTGCCTGTCTTTGTAGACACTGCTCCCGACAGTTTTCTGCTGGATGCTTCTAAAGTAGAGGCTGCAATAACAGAAAAAACGAAAGCCATTTTGCCGGTTCATATCGCTGGATATCCAGCGGATCTGGATGCACTTGTTGATATTGCGAATCGGCATAACCTTGGGATTGTTGAGGATTGCGCACAGGCTCACGGTGCGGAATGGCGCGGGCGAGGTGTCGGGAGTTGGGGTCATTTCGGGTGTTTTAGTTTTCAGTCATCGAAAAACCTGTGTGCTGGTGAAGGGGGTATCGTCCTCATAAACGACAGAGAGCTCTATGAACGCGCTTATGCACTGCATAATTGTGGACGCACACTACCCGATGCTGAGTTCGGAGAGGCAGAACCCTTCGGTGGTAACTTCCGCATGACAGAGTGGCAAGCGGGACTCCTTCTCTCCCGTTTAACGCGACTTGAAGCTGAAACCAACTACCGACATAAAAATATGCGGTGGTTAGATGGTTGGCTCGGCGAGATTCCCGGTATTAAGGTCACCCCACTTGATCCGCGCGCCACACGTGGCGGATGTCACGGTTATAAAGCAATCTTTGACGCTGAGGAGTTTGAGGACATCTCACGTGAGACGTTTCTGCGTGCGATGCGCGCGGAGGGAATACCGATGGGATATTGGTATTCAACGCCTATGTATCGAGCCTCTTTTCTCGCCTCTAATCTTTTCGGTCAGGATCTCAATTATGATGATGTTCATTGTCCTGAAACCGAGAAGATATGTCAAACAGGTCTCTCCTTAAGTCAAAATGTGTTGATGGCGAGCGAAGAGGACATAGAGGATATCATTAAGGCAGCAATTAAAATCCGCCGGAATGTTGCTGAATTAAAGACGGAAACTTCTTAG
- a CDS encoding methyltransferase produces MAVDVPSREVEFRTELRGVPLTFAATWGLFSPKAIDAGTQLLIEHLDIQKSDTCLDLGCGYGAIGITLAKCVQTATVYLVDKDFVAVDYARKNVQQNQLQNCHVLLSNGFSHLPDIQFDLIASNLPANVGKELLQIFLTDAKQHLKPNGRLYVVTISGLRAFIKRNFLSTFGNYQKVKQRHTHTVAMATQV; encoded by the coding sequence ATGGCAGTAGATGTTCCCTCACGAGAAGTGGAGTTCCGTACCGAATTGCGCGGTGTGCCGCTGACTTTTGCCGCAACGTGGGGGCTCTTCTCACCGAAAGCGATTGATGCCGGAACACAACTATTGATCGAACATCTGGACATCCAAAAGAGTGATACCTGCCTTGACCTCGGATGCGGATACGGTGCCATCGGCATTACACTCGCCAAATGTGTACAAACGGCAACCGTCTATTTGGTGGACAAGGACTTTGTTGCAGTTGACTACGCGCGTAAAAACGTGCAGCAGAATCAACTCCAGAACTGTCATGTCCTCTTGAGCAACGGATTCAGCCACCTTCCCGACATTCAATTCGATCTCATCGCTTCCAACCTTCCTGCCAACGTCGGCAAGGAACTTCTACAGATTTTTCTCACCGACGCGAAGCAGCATCTCAAACCCAACGGACGACTCTATGTTGTTACCATCTCAGGACTCCGAGCGTTCATCAAACGCAACTTCTTGAGCACATTCGGGAACTATCAGAAAGTTAAACAGCGTCACACCCATACGGTCGCGATGGCAACGCAGGTGTAG
- a CDS encoding zinc-binding dehydrogenase, protein MLQVTKPEGFGNIQLEEVPIPKINEHQVRVETDTTLISRGSELFRRYIREEAVPPSIMGYSLTGIVDTVGAEVTGYQVGERVMVVAPHAQYAVAEPNATEGRIVPLLDGVSFEEGTFLPLATSAVAWSDSSGVKAGDTVVVLGQGLVGSLMMQVLRGYNPSRIITVDALPLRCELSTQLGADVVINADEADPVEEVRRLTDGKGADLVIDCVGGYAGVKSFEQAQDMTRQFGIIQLIALYQQAPLPLHSSKIMSKRLVAGILTDEPRSQIAVRALQKIQNGEIRASEMITHRFHYTEAKDAFDLLWNTPGDALGVLIKWQ, encoded by the coding sequence ATGCTTCAGGTAACCAAACCAGAAGGTTTCGGCAACATCCAACTGGAAGAAGTACCGATACCGAAAATAAATGAGCACCAAGTTCGAGTGGAGACGGATACAACGTTGATTAGCCGCGGCTCCGAACTGTTTCGACGATACATCCGAGAAGAGGCAGTTCCGCCTTCAATCATGGGATACTCACTCACAGGCATTGTGGACACTGTTGGGGCTGAGGTAACGGGCTATCAGGTTGGAGAGCGCGTTATGGTCGTAGCACCGCATGCGCAATATGCCGTTGCTGAACCTAACGCAACTGAAGGACGTATTGTCCCGCTCCTTGACGGTGTCAGTTTTGAAGAGGGAACTTTTCTCCCGCTCGCCACGAGTGCTGTCGCTTGGTCGGACTCGTCCGGCGTGAAAGCAGGAGACACTGTCGTTGTTTTGGGACAAGGCTTGGTAGGAAGCCTGATGATGCAGGTGTTGCGTGGCTATAACCCTTCGCGGATTATTACCGTGGACGCATTGCCTCTCCGATGCGAACTCTCAACGCAGCTCGGTGCTGATGTCGTCATAAACGCCGACGAGGCAGACCCGGTTGAAGAAGTCCGTCGCCTTACCGATGGTAAAGGCGCAGATTTGGTCATAGATTGTGTCGGTGGGTACGCCGGAGTCAAATCTTTTGAGCAGGCACAAGATATGACGCGTCAGTTTGGTATTATCCAACTCATTGCGCTCTATCAGCAGGCACCGCTCCCGTTACATTCCTCGAAAATAATGAGTAAACGTCTCGTCGCTGGTATCTTAACGGACGAACCCCGTTCTCAGATCGCTGTGCGCGCCTTGCAAAAGATACAAAACGGCGAGATCCGTGCGTCTGAGATGATCACCCACCGTTTCCACTACACCGAGGCGAAAGACGCGTTTGACCTCCTCTGGAATACACCAGGTGATGCGCTCGGAGTCCTGATAAAATGGCAGTAG
- a CDS encoding homocysteine S-methyltransferase family protein, translating to MSKNPIVKTPFQERLKLDEPILYDGGFGSQLFARDIELTNSALANELHPTSVIDIHSDYINAGAEAIGTNTFVASPLHLEMAGQDISDAQRLTRLAVQHAKAAVEQSEKEVYIAGSVGPSPGAIEADSGDTTFGIANKDAREAHKLVIHTLVEEGVDFLCLETMFSAKEAAIAVDIARETALPIAVNLTYKWTKERRTGKVIYRTDWGNSPADLLDILTQGELSGGDSLLDSVSIIGVNCGAESRRDEHTGMPYAIAGIQQLRTALTETGTDGKWMMAYPNAGMPKLDENHQTVYTQTPTEMASRVPELIESGAYLIGGCCGTTPKHIKAFREAIASHRSAQDNG from the coding sequence ATGAGCAAAAACCCAATAGTTAAAACACCTTTTCAAGAACGATTAAAATTGGATGAACCGATTCTATACGATGGCGGGTTCGGTTCACAGTTATTCGCACGCGATATAGAACTCACCAACAGTGCGCTCGCCAATGAATTGCATCCCACGAGTGTTATTGATATTCACTCGGATTATATCAACGCGGGTGCTGAAGCAATTGGAACAAACACGTTTGTAGCATCTCCGCTTCATCTGGAAATGGCGGGACAAGACATATCGGACGCACAACGGCTCACACGACTCGCTGTTCAACATGCGAAAGCCGCTGTCGAACAGAGCGAAAAAGAGGTATATATTGCAGGCTCCGTGGGACCCTCCCCTGGTGCGATTGAAGCCGATAGCGGAGATACGACCTTCGGCATTGCAAATAAAGACGCGAGAGAAGCACATAAATTGGTAATCCATACCTTGGTAGAAGAGGGTGTGGATTTTCTCTGTCTGGAGACAATGTTTTCTGCCAAAGAAGCGGCAATCGCCGTAGATATTGCGCGTGAGACCGCCCTTCCTATTGCGGTGAACTTGACGTACAAATGGACGAAGGAGCGGCGGACTGGCAAGGTCATCTATCGGACGGATTGGGGAAACTCCCCGGCAGATCTGCTGGATATTCTCACACAAGGTGAACTTTCAGGTGGAGACTCGTTATTGGATTCCGTTAGCATCATCGGTGTAAACTGCGGGGCTGAATCCAGACGTGATGAACATACCGGAATGCCTTATGCAATCGCAGGAATCCAGCAGCTGCGCACGGCACTCACTGAAACAGGAACTGATGGTAAATGGATGATGGCATATCCAAACGCTGGCATGCCGAAGCTTGATGAAAACCATCAGACCGTCTATACGCAGACACCAACAGAGATGGCAAGTCGCGTTCCAGAACTCATTGAATCAGGTGCGTACTTAATAGGGGGTTGTTGTGGAACAACGCCGAAGCATATCAAAGCCTTCCGTGAAGCAATTGCGTCCCACCGTTCAGCACAAGACAACGGATAA
- a CDS encoding EamA family transporter codes for MKDFILLFFNVLLTVIGQILFKQGMNMVGRVNSLRDALGKLTQAFLNPYVLSGIAIYGFTTLVWLVILSRVKLSIAYPMLSFGYVLSILFSWMLFKESIPKTRIIGALIICIGVYLVAQGES; via the coding sequence ATGAAAGATTTTATACTGCTATTCTTCAATGTTCTATTAACGGTAATAGGACAAATCCTATTCAAACAAGGCATGAATATGGTAGGTCGTGTCAATAGCCTTCGGGACGCGTTGGGGAAACTAACACAGGCGTTTCTCAATCCTTATGTCCTCAGTGGGATTGCAATATACGGTTTCACAACGCTCGTGTGGTTGGTTATTCTGTCCCGTGTTAAACTGAGTATAGCATACCCGATGTTAAGCTTCGGGTATGTCTTATCAATTCTGTTTTCCTGGATGCTGTTCAAGGAATCCATCCCCAAAACCCGCATAATAGGTGCTTTGATTATCTGTATCGGTGTCTATCTCGTCGCACAAGGAGAGTCTTAG
- a CDS encoding DUF402 domain-containing protein yields the protein MEIVTLTYKRPPDRVNYFQQELLYLDDAVIVTSQRVKPSSPIVQNGETVLGDNFAAIWFVFTGLWYDVGKVYNLDNEWTGYYCDVLKPVKRSVDVNGKLNRFEITDLFLDLWVNPDGTYEIQDEDEFEEAIQNGAINAELERKAREVLNTLIAKVEDGHLESLLQEVFDRAQLPDLRDYVEKLL from the coding sequence TTGGAAATAGTAACACTTACCTATAAAAGGCCCCCTGATCGAGTCAATTACTTTCAACAGGAATTACTTTATCTCGACGATGCGGTTATTGTTACCTCTCAACGGGTTAAACCCTCCTCACCTATCGTTCAAAACGGTGAAACAGTTTTAGGGGATAACTTCGCCGCCATCTGGTTTGTGTTTACGGGACTGTGGTACGATGTCGGGAAAGTTTACAATCTGGATAACGAGTGGACGGGTTATTATTGTGATGTTCTGAAGCCAGTCAAGCGGAGTGTGGATGTAAATGGGAAACTTAATCGTTTTGAAATAACGGATCTGTTCTTGGACCTTTGGGTAAATCCAGATGGCACTTATGAAATTCAGGATGAAGACGAGTTTGAAGAAGCGATTCAAAATGGCGCGATCAACGCTGAATTGGAAAGAAAAGCACGAGAAGTACTGAATACATTAATTGCTAAGGTTGAAGATGGTCATTTAGAATCTCTTTTGCAAGAAGTGTTTGATAGAGCGCAACTTCCAGATTTGCGGGACTATGTAGAAAAGTTACTTTAA
- a CDS encoding carboxypeptidase regulatory-like domain-containing protein gives MIRLSFMLAIIACIGMSISPIFAQEEAASGGTVRGKITDTSSAQNPIEGVQVKIVAPDGTEFIATTEATGEYKRTSIPAGRYLINIHKEGYGDRLGKPVTVVNGGDHYVPLKMTKKADGTSFTQGLQELQKLMTSENMTQNPQEHWYSLTLMNTKIGYMHTSTEKAEYQGETVDRNKVDIVMNFKALGTAVTVEITRVEYTGPDAMPRHFLSTSNESGLKQVEGSIIDGVAYVKTTLNGETTESETPVPSDTISEHIGVTSLLSQKALKIGDKRTFHIFSFDLLKPVKTEIEILGRETLTYQSGEKQVYVLRQTIDMMNGITAKLWIDTDGVNYRTEVPLMGLSMVTMKTDKETALGETEEVDVILKTRILPSGKRPTPRAKHLEAEVKLSTGNIAEVFMSNPQQKLEVSNAHAGKLSIEVRSIVADDCPNLPIQNAEGEFLAASAYIQVDHPDIQAKAEEILEGEVNAWNAAEKLCRWVYASISDKKMSGGFGSSLTTLESLSGDCTEHTVLFIALARAAGIPARICSGIVFAKDAFYYHFWPEVYVGRWVQMDPTLDQVIADANHIQLGGSVMESDNLMEFAEDVFHTLNQLEIAIVE, from the coding sequence GTGATCCGTTTAAGTTTTATGTTAGCGATCATTGCTTGTATTGGTATGTCTATTAGTCCTATCTTCGCGCAAGAAGAAGCTGCAAGTGGTGGAACCGTCCGAGGTAAAATCACTGATACCAGCAGCGCACAAAATCCGATTGAAGGCGTTCAAGTTAAAATTGTCGCTCCAGATGGCACAGAATTCATAGCAACAACCGAGGCCACCGGTGAGTACAAGCGAACGAGTATCCCCGCGGGCCGCTATCTTATCAATATTCATAAAGAAGGATACGGCGATCGGCTTGGAAAACCTGTTACAGTTGTTAACGGTGGTGATCACTATGTTCCACTCAAGATGACCAAAAAGGCGGATGGCACTTCCTTCACCCAAGGACTTCAAGAACTCCAAAAACTGATGACATCTGAGAACATGACACAAAACCCACAAGAACATTGGTACAGCCTTACCTTGATGAACACCAAGATCGGCTATATGCACACGTCTACTGAGAAAGCTGAGTATCAAGGGGAAACGGTGGATCGGAATAAAGTTGATATCGTTATGAATTTTAAGGCACTCGGGACGGCTGTGACGGTTGAAATTACGCGTGTTGAGTATACGGGTCCCGACGCAATGCCGCGCCACTTCCTCTCAACGTCCAACGAATCCGGTTTAAAACAGGTCGAGGGATCAATTATAGATGGTGTCGCCTACGTTAAAACAACACTCAACGGCGAAACCACTGAATCGGAAACGCCAGTGCCATCGGACACTATTTCTGAACACATAGGTGTGACATCACTGTTAAGCCAGAAAGCACTTAAAATAGGAGACAAACGGACTTTTCATATATTCAGTTTCGATCTGCTGAAGCCGGTGAAGACGGAAATTGAAATTTTAGGAAGAGAAACCTTAACCTATCAGTCCGGGGAAAAGCAGGTTTATGTTTTGCGTCAGACAATAGACATGATGAACGGTATTACTGCAAAACTGTGGATTGATACCGACGGCGTAAACTATCGGACAGAAGTGCCGTTGATGGGACTTTCCATGGTAACCATGAAAACCGACAAGGAAACTGCCCTTGGTGAGACAGAAGAAGTCGATGTTATCTTAAAAACTCGTATCCTTCCGTCCGGAAAACGTCCTACGCCGAGAGCAAAACATCTTGAGGCAGAAGTGAAACTCTCAACAGGAAACATCGCTGAGGTTTTTATGTCTAACCCTCAACAGAAACTTGAAGTGAGTAATGCACACGCCGGTAAACTTTCCATTGAAGTCCGATCAATCGTAGCGGATGACTGTCCGAACCTACCTATCCAGAATGCGGAAGGCGAATTTCTGGCTGCAAGTGCCTATATTCAAGTTGATCACCCTGACATTCAAGCAAAGGCAGAGGAGATTTTGGAGGGTGAAGTCAATGCATGGAACGCTGCGGAAAAACTATGTCGATGGGTCTATGCATCTATTAGCGACAAAAAAATGAGCGGAGGTTTTGGTTCATCACTAACGACTCTGGAATCACTCTCTGGGGATTGTACAGAACACACTGTGCTTTTTATAGCACTCGCGCGTGCCGCTGGAATACCAGCACGGATCTGCTCCGGTATTGTATTCGCAAAAGATGCTTTTTACTACCACTTCTGGCCCGAAGTCTATGTTGGCAGATGGGTACAAATGGATCCAACATTGGACCAGGTCATCGCCGATGCAAACCATATTCAACTCGGTGGTAGCGTTATGGAGTCAGACAACCTCATGGAGTTTGCAGAAGATGTTTTCCATACGCTCAATCAACTTGAAATTGCCATCGTTGAATAG